From the genome of Desulfolucanica intricata, one region includes:
- the ruvX gene encoding Holliday junction resolvase RuvX has protein sequence MRIMGLDLGDKTIGVALSDPLGWTAQGLETIRRSGQLKQDMERLKEIIDQYQVNKVVVGLPKNMNGTTGPQGEKALAFAEFIKTTFGLPVETWDERLSTVSAERLLITADVSRAKRKKVIDKMAAAVILQGFLDAKANK, from the coding sequence TTGCGAATAATGGGCTTGGATTTGGGGGATAAAACTATTGGGGTAGCTCTTAGTGACCCATTGGGTTGGACTGCGCAGGGACTCGAAACAATTCGCCGAAGCGGCCAACTTAAACAAGATATGGAGCGACTTAAAGAAATTATCGACCAATATCAAGTGAATAAGGTTGTTGTAGGTCTCCCTAAAAATATGAATGGAACCACTGGGCCTCAAGGCGAAAAAGCCCTGGCTTTTGCCGAATTCATCAAAACTACCTTTGGCCTTCCTGTAGAAACCTGGGACGAAAGACTTTCTACTGTCTCAGCTGAAAGACTACTTATTACAGCCGATGTCAGTAGGGCTAAACGAAAAAAGGTGATTGATAAAATGGCTGCAGCTGTGATTCTTCAAGGTTTTTTAGATGCTAAAGCAAATAAATAA
- the mltG gene encoding endolytic transglycosylase MltG, with protein MKVLLLKLSRNKFLVFIVGLFLFLGALVILLNVLLSSPVTPDKKKDIVLQIPSNTNADKIANMLYQQGLIKQPWIFSIYARYSGADSQLKAGEYILNNGQSIPEIVQTLIRGPLNVFSITIPEGYTVQQVADLLVKKGLTDSASFYETVAYEDFPYPFLRELAAGEHRLEGYLFPDTYHVGSNSDSKLIVDMMLKRFDGVINELNYVQKAEAMGLTLHEAVTIASMIEREAKYDSERSLIAGVIYNRLNLGMPLQIDATVQYALGTNRSKLYYKDLETESPYNTYKVNGLPPGPIASPGRASLIAAVNPQKTDYLYYVAKPDGTHIFAETLSEHNQNKMKYIR; from the coding sequence ATGAAAGTATTGTTATTAAAGTTAAGTCGAAACAAATTTTTAGTATTTATAGTAGGATTATTTTTATTTTTGGGGGCTTTAGTAATCTTATTAAATGTACTTTTGTCTTCCCCCGTTACGCCGGATAAAAAGAAAGATATCGTTTTACAAATCCCTTCAAATACTAATGCCGATAAAATAGCAAATATGCTTTATCAGCAAGGCTTGATAAAACAGCCTTGGATATTTAGTATCTATGCGCGTTATTCCGGAGCGGACAGTCAGCTTAAAGCAGGTGAGTATATACTTAACAACGGGCAGTCCATACCTGAGATAGTACAAACATTGATTAGGGGTCCTTTAAATGTTTTTTCTATAACCATTCCGGAAGGTTATACTGTTCAACAAGTAGCTGATTTACTAGTAAAAAAAGGCCTGACGGATAGTGCAAGCTTTTATGAGACGGTTGCTTATGAAGATTTTCCTTACCCTTTTTTAAGAGAACTTGCGGCTGGGGAGCATAGGTTGGAGGGATATTTATTTCCGGATACATATCATGTGGGTAGTAACTCTGACAGTAAATTAATTGTTGATATGATGTTAAAACGTTTTGACGGAGTAATTAATGAATTAAATTATGTGCAAAAAGCCGAAGCAATGGGATTAACATTGCATGAAGCTGTTACTATAGCTTCAATGATTGAAAGGGAGGCAAAATATGATAGTGAACGTTCATTAATTGCCGGGGTAATTTATAATCGATTAAATTTAGGAATGCCCTTACAAATTGATGCCACAGTACAGTATGCTCTAGGTACAAACCGGTCAAAATTGTATTATAAAGACTTGGAGACAGAATCTCCGTACAATACCTACAAGGTTAACGGATTACCTCCGGGACCTATTGCTTCACCCGGCAGGGCGTCGCTTATAGCAGCAGTAAATCCCCAAAAGACCGACTATTTGTATTATGTTGCCAAACCTGATGGGACTCATATATTTGCCGAAACACTTTCTGAACATAACCAAAATAAAATGAAATATATACGGTAG
- a CDS encoding VanW family protein codes for MDKLKELEDEIRKTTLELSYKGNTYQLPVMTSGIHLDKKNMIQEALNAGRQGTLWERWSAQRHIEKEGFEIPVKICIDKEAFSQSIEAITSDIERKPRNAAIEINNKNEIEIISSREGLKVDQGQLYKNIIDILEKGDTKQINLKLMKIEPEISTNEIKKMEINELLGVYRTVFNNNNKARAYNIRVAASTLNGLLIPPNKIVSFNEIVGPRDSTTGYKDAGVIVNNELIQGPGGGVCQVSTTLYNSVLLSGLEIIERSNHSIPVNYVPIGRDATVVYNNIDFKFRNNTEKYIYIRTVVSEGTLTIKIFGNKDYKRNVSIQTWVTETSEPKVIYKKDSNLYKGQEIVKQEGAKGYLAEGIRIIYNNDVLEKTESLPKSKYNPVNRVIYIGD; via the coding sequence ATGGATAAATTAAAAGAGTTGGAAGATGAGATTCGCAAAACAACATTGGAATTAAGCTATAAAGGTAATACATATCAATTACCTGTTATGACGTCGGGAATTCATTTAGATAAAAAAAATATGATCCAAGAAGCTCTTAACGCCGGTCGTCAGGGGACATTATGGGAAAGGTGGTCTGCACAGCGGCATATTGAAAAAGAAGGTTTTGAAATACCTGTTAAAATATGTATAGATAAAGAAGCTTTTAGCCAATCCATAGAAGCTATTACTTCTGATATCGAGAGAAAGCCCCGGAATGCAGCTATCGAAATTAATAATAAAAATGAAATAGAAATTATTTCGTCTCGTGAAGGTTTAAAAGTTGATCAGGGACAATTATATAAAAACATAATTGATATTCTTGAAAAAGGGGATACCAAACAAATTAATCTTAAACTTATGAAAATTGAACCTGAAATTAGCACGAATGAAATAAAAAAAATGGAAATAAATGAATTATTGGGTGTTTATAGAACTGTATTTAATAATAATAACAAAGCACGTGCTTATAATATTCGTGTAGCTGCCTCTACATTGAACGGGCTTTTGATTCCACCGAATAAAATTGTGTCATTTAATGAGATTGTTGGTCCCCGTGATTCAACGACCGGATACAAAGATGCCGGAGTTATTGTAAATAATGAATTAATACAAGGACCGGGTGGGGGGGTTTGTCAGGTTTCAACTACGTTATATAACAGTGTATTATTATCCGGTTTGGAAATAATAGAGCGTTCTAACCATTCTATCCCTGTCAACTATGTACCTATCGGACGTGATGCTACAGTTGTTTACAATAACATTGATTTTAAGTTCAGAAATAATACGGAAAAATATATTTATATAAGGACTGTAGTTAGTGAAGGTACATTAACAATAAAAATATTTGGAAATAAAGATTATAAAAGAAATGTTTCAATACAAACATGGGTTACAGAAACATCTGAACCAAAGGTAATTTATAAAAAGGATTCTAATTTATATAAAGGCCAAGAGATTGTTAAACAAGAAGGTGCAAAAGGTTATTTGGCTGAAGGAATTAGAATTATTTATAATAATGATGTTTTAGAAAAAACAGAATCTTTGCCAAAAAGTAAATATAACCCGGTAAATAGGGTTATTTATATTGGCGATTAA
- the ablB gene encoding putative beta-lysine N-acetyltransferase, giving the protein MIFAENQVELHKKNSDFDVEAVVDTINRRIWTLSYSFSNVQSFVRYLSEKALEYNMEKIIIPARAGDWHALAEQGWLNEGKIPHFFSGKPMAFYVKYIKNERQHNPYWPEEKKIIDTVVQKPLYNSFSLPPGFIVEKPQSGHISALSKVFSEVFETYPTPLSNEDYLRYIMKENAYFKIIVKEGEIVSIASAEIDWKYKNAEITNCATLPEYRGLGLMRTIIKKIEQDCLKMGLKSFYTLARSKSFGMNQVFSRLGYKYEGTLVNNCHICGDFEDMNLWSKAG; this is encoded by the coding sequence ATGATATTCGCTGAGAATCAAGTTGAACTGCACAAGAAAAATTCGGATTTTGATGTGGAGGCTGTTGTAGACACTATTAATCGAAGGATATGGACACTATCATATAGTTTTAGCAATGTGCAAAGTTTTGTCCGGTACTTATCTGAAAAGGCATTAGAGTATAATATGGAGAAAATAATTATTCCTGCCCGGGCCGGCGATTGGCATGCTCTGGCCGAACAAGGATGGCTTAATGAAGGAAAAATACCTCATTTCTTTAGTGGTAAGCCAATGGCTTTTTATGTAAAATATATAAAAAATGAAAGACAGCATAACCCTTACTGGCCGGAAGAGAAAAAGATAATTGATACCGTAGTACAAAAACCTTTGTATAATTCTTTTTCCCTACCCCCTGGTTTTATTGTTGAAAAGCCTCAGTCCGGGCATATATCTGCTTTAAGTAAGGTGTTTAGCGAAGTCTTTGAAACCTATCCCACTCCTTTAAGCAATGAAGATTACCTGAGATATATAATGAAAGAAAACGCATATTTCAAGATAATAGTTAAGGAGGGGGAAATTGTAAGCATAGCATCCGCTGAAATTGATTGGAAGTATAAAAATGCGGAAATAACTAATTGTGCAACGCTTCCCGAATACCGGGGTCTGGGATTAATGAGGACAATAATTAAAAAAATAGAGCAGGACTGTTTAAAAATGGGACTCAAAAGTTTTTATACTTTGGCCCGATCAAAATCATTTGGCATGAATCAAGTATTTTCACGACTTGGTTATAAATATGAGGGCACTTTAGTAAACAATTGTCATATATGTGGTGATTTTGAAGATATGAATTTATGGAGTAAGGCCGGTTAA
- a CDS encoding DUF1292 domain-containing protein: MLILVDEEGQEHAFIEVADLEIEGNDYKILLPADEDTDEAIIFKSGKDEEGNDILMDIEDDEEWEKVADAWSEIVEQENEE; the protein is encoded by the coding sequence ATGCTTATTCTAGTGGATGAGGAAGGGCAGGAGCATGCTTTTATAGAAGTTGCTGACCTTGAGATTGAAGGAAACGACTATAAAATTTTACTTCCTGCAGATGAAGATACAGATGAAGCTATTATCTTTAAGAGTGGAAAAGATGAAGAAGGTAATGATATCTTAATGGATATCGAAGATGATGAGGAATGGGAAAAAGTTGCCGATGCTTGGTCTGAAATTGTTGAGCAGGAAAATGAAGAGTAA
- a CDS encoding DUF362 domain-containing protein, producing MAAYIVAELCIGCGQCANVCKQDAITLLVKEARVNPEKCVDCENCVFACINGAITVS from the coding sequence ATGGCAGCATATATTGTAGCGGAGCTTTGTATAGGTTGCGGTCAGTGTGCTAATGTTTGTAAGCAAGATGCTATCACCCTTTTAGTTAAAGAAGCCAGAGTTAATCCGGAAAAATGTGTTGATTGTGAGAATTGTGTATTTGCATGTATAAATGGTGCTATTACCGTATCATAG
- a CDS encoding peptidase U32 family protein, translated as MTRPELLAPAGDLEKLKVAIIYGADAVYVGGKNFGLRAGAGNLSIDEIREGVKFAHSQGAKVYVTVNIFAHNQDFKELPEYLTALQEINVDAVIVSDPGVFTLVREISPNIPIHISTQANTTNWVSARFWSRLGAERIVLARELNIEEIKEINERVKIDIECFIHGAMCISYSGRCLLSNYFTGRDANRGDCAQACRWRYALVEEKRPGHYLPIIEEDRGTYILSSLDLCLIEYIPQLVQAGVKSFKIEGRMKSVHYVASVVKAYREAIDSYINSPENYKFNARWLEDIAKVSNRDYTTGFLFGKPEQSAHYAGEIYKRQYSFVGVVRGYDQDKKMAVVEQRNRFFVGDELEVFLPRAESYQFRIPAMYNEVGKEISSAPHPQQILYIPFDEVPPYTMLRKPVI; from the coding sequence ATGACCAGACCTGAGCTATTGGCCCCGGCAGGAGACCTGGAAAAATTAAAAGTCGCTATTATTTACGGTGCTGATGCTGTCTACGTTGGTGGAAAAAATTTCGGTCTTAGAGCGGGGGCGGGTAATTTAAGTATTGATGAAATCAGAGAGGGAGTGAAGTTTGCTCACTCCCAAGGTGCCAAGGTATATGTAACTGTCAATATCTTTGCTCATAACCAGGATTTTAAGGAACTGCCCGAATATTTAACAGCTTTACAGGAAATTAATGTTGATGCAGTAATTGTATCTGACCCAGGAGTTTTTACATTGGTCAGGGAAATTTCACCCAATATACCTATTCATATAAGTACACAGGCCAATACAACAAACTGGGTAAGTGCTCGGTTTTGGTCCCGATTAGGGGCAGAACGAATTGTTCTTGCCAGGGAACTTAATATTGAGGAAATAAAAGAGATTAATGAACGAGTAAAAATCGACATCGAGTGTTTTATACACGGGGCTATGTGTATTTCCTATTCAGGCCGCTGCCTTTTAAGCAATTATTTTACCGGAAGAGATGCTAACCGGGGTGACTGTGCACAGGCCTGCCGTTGGCGATATGCTTTGGTAGAGGAAAAAAGACCGGGACATTACCTGCCTATTATAGAGGAAGATCGTGGTACATATATTTTAAGCTCTCTTGATTTATGTTTAATTGAATATATACCACAATTGGTTCAGGCAGGAGTAAAGAGTTTTAAAATTGAAGGACGTATGAAAAGTGTTCATTATGTTGCCAGTGTAGTTAAAGCCTATCGTGAAGCTATTGATTCTTATATTAATTCACCTGAAAATTATAAGTTTAATGCCCGGTGGTTAGAGGACATTGCAAAGGTCAGCAACCGGGATTATACAACAGGTTTTCTTTTTGGAAAACCTGAGCAGTCTGCCCATTATGCCGGAGAAATTTACAAGCGGCAATATTCTTTTGTCGGGGTAGTTAGAGGGTATGATCAAGATAAGAAAATGGCAGTTGTAGAACAACGTAATCGATTTTTTGTCGGGGACGAGCTGGAAGTATTTTTACCTCGGGCTGAGTCTTATCAGTTTAGAATTCCTGCTATGTATAATGAAGTGGGGAAAGAAATTAGTTCGGCACCGCACCCTCAACAAATTTTATATATACCCTTTGATGAAGTACCTCCGTACACTATGCTTAGAAAGCCTGTTATATAA
- the ablA gene encoding lysine 2,3-aminomutase gives MLKKDNNVLMWKNVTEEQWNDWHWQLNNRITTIEQLKQVIELSEKETFEIEKCLKNFRMAITPHYASLMDPTDRDCPVRMQAVPNILETKTSDFDMDDPLHEDVDSPVPGVTHRYPDRVLFLVTDQCSMYCRHCTRRRMAGTNDRALPRQQIERAIAYIQSNKVIRDVVVSGGDPLTLADEHLEYILKRLRAIKHVEIIRIGSRMPVVLPQRITEKLCGMLKKYHPIWLNTHFNHPKEITPESVEACSRLANVGIPLGNQSVLLKGINDCPHIMKTLVQQLVRNRVRPYYIYQCDLSQGIGHFRTSVSKGIEIYENLRGHTSGLAVPTFVLDAPGGGGKIPLMPNYVISQSDRRVILRNFEGQLYTYIEPEDNVSKCKCKICTSTKNKNLVGVAGLLRKTEAAKIEKSTTSKRAANE, from the coding sequence ATGCTAAAAAAAGACAATAACGTTTTGATGTGGAAAAATGTTACCGAAGAGCAATGGAATGATTGGCATTGGCAATTGAATAATCGAATAACTACTATAGAACAATTGAAGCAAGTAATTGAATTATCAGAAAAAGAAACATTTGAAATAGAAAAGTGCCTAAAAAATTTCCGGATGGCAATTACACCACATTATGCCAGCCTTATGGATCCTACTGATCGGGATTGCCCGGTACGAATGCAGGCCGTTCCAAATATTTTAGAAACAAAAACATCCGACTTTGATATGGATGACCCACTGCATGAGGATGTAGATTCTCCTGTACCCGGTGTAACACACCGGTATCCGGATCGAGTATTATTTTTAGTTACAGATCAGTGTTCAATGTACTGCCGCCATTGTACTCGCCGGAGGATGGCCGGTACCAATGACCGTGCATTACCACGGCAGCAAATCGAAAGAGCTATTGCTTATATTCAATCAAACAAAGTTATTAGAGATGTAGTAGTTTCCGGCGGTGATCCCCTGACATTAGCAGATGAGCATTTAGAATATATCTTAAAGCGTTTAAGAGCGATTAAACATGTAGAAATAATTAGAATCGGTTCCAGAATGCCTGTGGTATTACCTCAGAGGATAACTGAAAAATTATGTGGTATGCTGAAAAAATATCACCCGATTTGGTTAAACACTCACTTTAATCATCCAAAAGAAATCACCCCGGAAAGTGTGGAAGCCTGCAGTCGCTTGGCAAATGTCGGTATACCTTTGGGGAACCAGTCTGTCTTACTAAAGGGAATTAATGATTGTCCTCATATAATGAAAACTTTAGTTCAACAATTGGTCAGGAACAGAGTCCGCCCGTATTATATATATCAATGTGATCTGTCACAGGGAATTGGTCATTTCCGCACGTCAGTCAGTAAGGGCATTGAGATATATGAGAATTTAAGGGGACATACTTCTGGTTTAGCTGTACCTACTTTTGTTTTAGATGCCCCTGGGGGAGGTGGTAAAATTCCCCTAATGCCAAATTATGTAATTTCACAGTCTGATCGACGTGTTATTTTACGTAATTTCGAAGGTCAATTATATACTTATATCGAACCGGAAGATAATGTAAGTAAATGTAAATGTAAGATCTGTACCTCCACCAAAAATAAAAATCTTGTGGGTGTAGCTGGTTTGTTGCGAAAAACAGAAGCGGCAAAAATTGAAAAATCTACTACATCAAAACGGGCAGCTAACGAGTAG
- a CDS encoding IreB family regulatory phosphoprotein gives MTSDHLDKTMMFKVEAEEVNQARDILLAVYAALKEKGYNPINQLVGYLLSGDPAYITSHGNARNIIRQLERDELLEEIVKKYLDVK, from the coding sequence ATGACCAGCGATCATTTAGACAAAACTATGATGTTTAAGGTAGAGGCTGAAGAAGTTAATCAGGCTCGGGATATTTTGCTGGCGGTATATGCGGCTCTCAAGGAAAAGGGATATAACCCTATAAATCAGCTGGTGGGCTACCTGTTGTCAGGCGATCCCGCCTATATTACCAGCCATGGCAATGCCAGAAATATTATCCGGCAGCTTGAAAGGGACGAGCTATTAGAAGAAATTGTAAAAAAATATTTGGATGTAAAATAA
- a CDS encoding peptidoglycan D,D-transpeptidase FtsI family protein, with translation MDFLRHKRIVSIFLIFILVFMLLSVHLLNIQLVRGDNYALEALEQNTEKVVLEDISRGQILDRNLRSLTGGGSNYRVVVFPELITNKPLVAKELSQILGVKTEEIIHYLNGLPCYLPYSLTHEQIKKLNKYSRPGITLQLVKFRYGNYPLANHLIGHLGKIPSQEYLQKLNSQGDKSYKISDLVGKMGLEKYYDYELKSKYPQRSVRIPRDAHGNLIQSSKPIIDVNNYNSDQCDLVLTIDKDIQRIVEQVMDVRVKKGAVVVMDVATGEIVAMASRPNFHPGHIEDYLSEEEKVFLNRAVALYQPGSIFKVLVAVAALEEGIVDENTILTCSGEKDKLVRCWYYAGHGQIDFYKAFAESCNPAFAQLGLKLGAEKIISYAHRFGLDNQEIIGYPVPSDKRQNLDLIAKKYNLVNSSIGQGPVLTTPVQLTTLLNTIANDGFYKKPVLVKEVRKNGKIIKTFSENNPGKRVVSEETAQVIQELLRLVTSEGVGTEAYVQGFGSAGKTGSAQTGDQGETVNAWFSGFSPSDNPKYVATVLVEESISGGESAAPVFRQLMERILSLNK, from the coding sequence GTGGATTTTTTGCGGCATAAAAGGATAGTGTCTATTTTTCTAATTTTCATTTTGGTATTTATGTTATTGTCTGTTCATTTATTGAATATTCAACTGGTGCGTGGAGATAATTATGCCCTGGAAGCCCTTGAACAGAATACTGAGAAAGTGGTATTGGAAGATATATCCCGCGGGCAAATTTTAGATCGTAACTTGAGGTCATTAACTGGCGGGGGCTCGAATTATAGGGTGGTTGTATTTCCTGAATTGATAACTAATAAACCACTTGTTGCTAAGGAATTATCCCAAATACTGGGTGTGAAGACGGAAGAAATTATTCATTATCTTAACGGTTTACCCTGTTATCTTCCATATTCACTTACGCATGAGCAAATTAAAAAGCTAAATAAATATAGTCGTCCGGGGATAACTCTACAATTGGTAAAATTTCGCTATGGTAATTACCCTTTGGCTAATCATCTTATAGGTCATTTGGGAAAAATACCGTCACAAGAATATTTACAAAAATTAAACTCTCAAGGTGATAAAAGTTATAAAATTTCTGATTTAGTAGGTAAAATGGGTTTAGAAAAGTATTACGATTATGAGCTTAAATCAAAATATCCCCAGCGTTCTGTTAGAATACCCCGGGATGCACACGGCAATTTAATACAAAGTTCTAAACCTATTATAGATGTAAATAATTATAATTCTGATCAGTGTGATTTAGTGCTTACAATAGACAAGGATATTCAGCGAATAGTAGAGCAGGTTATGGATGTCCGGGTGAAAAAGGGTGCGGTAGTTGTTATGGATGTAGCAACCGGGGAAATTGTAGCTATGGCCAGCAGACCTAATTTTCACCCGGGACACATAGAAGATTATCTGTCTGAAGAGGAGAAGGTTTTTTTAAATCGAGCTGTTGCACTTTATCAACCCGGCTCAATATTTAAAGTTCTTGTGGCAGTAGCAGCACTTGAAGAAGGTATAGTTGATGAGAATACAATTCTGACCTGCTCAGGTGAGAAAGATAAACTGGTTAGATGCTGGTACTATGCCGGACACGGGCAAATTGATTTTTATAAAGCTTTTGCAGAGTCATGCAACCCTGCTTTTGCACAATTGGGTTTAAAATTAGGTGCTGAAAAAATAATTAGTTACGCTCACCGGTTTGGATTGGATAACCAGGAAATTATAGGTTATCCGGTTCCCTCAGACAAACGTCAAAATCTTGATTTAATAGCAAAAAAATACAACTTGGTTAATAGCAGTATCGGTCAAGGTCCCGTTTTAACCACTCCGGTACAATTAACTACTTTACTTAATACAATAGCTAATGACGGGTTTTATAAGAAGCCGGTATTAGTAAAAGAAGTTCGCAAAAACGGCAAAATTATAAAAACTTTTTCTGAGAATAATCCGGGCAAACGAGTAGTTTCCGAAGAGACTGCTCAAGTAATACAGGAACTTTTAAGGTTAGTAACATCTGAAGGAGTCGGAACAGAAGCGTATGTCCAAGGTTTTGGCAGTGCCGGAAAGACCGGATCTGCTCAAACCGGTGATCAAGGTGAAACTGTTAATGCTTGGTTTTCCGGGTTTTCACCGTCTGATAATCCGAAATACGTTGCAACAGTTTTAGTTGAGGAAAGTATTAGTGGTGGAGAATCGGCTGCACCTGTGTTCAGACAACTAATGGAGAGAATACTGTCATTAAACAAATAA
- a CDS encoding helix-turn-helix domain-containing protein has translation MIVRGEQIRALREERGYTLQDLARKASLSLSYLSEIERGSKRPSIKTIEKLAVALNVSKAQLVQNDVNDAGLTLGDKIRMLRNEKLLSLQELSKKACISLSYLSEIERGTVYPSLSTLKKISQGLDVPAAALMGHEGSLGHKLKALREEHGLTQAQLANMAGVTAGLIGQIEQCKVQPSLKTLEKISEVLGVSACFFIMEPGAVDQMLNMMTPELRELLMDSQVQAVLSLICNLNEKELQFILNFIKLFKRSELI, from the coding sequence ATGATCGTCAGAGGAGAACAAATTCGGGCATTACGTGAAGAACGTGGTTATACTCTTCAAGATTTAGCTCGAAAAGCAAGTTTATCATTATCCTATTTAAGCGAAATTGAAAGGGGTTCTAAGAGACCTTCAATTAAAACTATTGAAAAATTGGCTGTTGCTTTAAATGTTTCTAAGGCCCAACTTGTGCAGAATGATGTTAATGATGCGGGTTTAACCTTGGGGGATAAAATTAGAATGCTCCGTAATGAAAAGCTGTTATCTTTACAAGAACTATCTAAGAAGGCTTGTATTTCTTTATCATATCTTAGTGAAATCGAAAGAGGAACTGTTTATCCTTCTTTAAGTACTTTAAAAAAGATTTCCCAAGGCTTGGACGTACCTGCTGCTGCTTTAATGGGACATGAAGGTTCTCTTGGCCATAAGCTAAAAGCTTTACGCGAGGAACACGGACTTACCCAAGCTCAACTGGCTAATATGGCCGGTGTAACTGCGGGGTTAATCGGTCAAATTGAGCAGTGTAAAGTACAGCCTTCATTGAAAACCTTGGAAAAAATATCTGAAGTGCTGGGTGTTTCTGCATGCTTTTTTATTATGGAACCCGGTGCAGTTGATCAAATGCTTAACATGATGACTCCCGAATTGCGGGAATTGCTGATGGATTCTCAAGTACAGGCTGTGCTTAGCCTTATTTGTAACCTAAATGAAAAGGAACTTCAATTTATTTTGAATTTTATAAAATTGTTTAAACGATCAGAATTAATTTAA
- a CDS encoding aldo/keto reductase, translating to MVLRQRVLGNTTIKVSRLCFGALTIGPLQANLPVREGAKIIRFALESGVNFIDTAKYYGTYPYIREALKGFNNEVVIVSKSYDYTYEGMRESVSEAIKELGRDYIDIFMLHEQESHLTIRGHWDAVKYLLDAKKAGLVRAIGISTHHIAAVKAAAEIPEIEVIHPLINIKGIGIQDGTVQEMLQAIELAHSKGKGIYGMKSLGGGNLLYQVEKAQEFVLSIDELAAVAVGMRTESEVSYNVKIFSGEPVSEELTLKVRQQPRRLHIEEWCERCGKCVERCQAGALSLEVDKIIVDQSKCRLCGYCSAVCPQFCIKVI from the coding sequence TTGGTTTTAAGACAGCGTGTTCTTGGTAATACAACAATTAAAGTTTCACGTTTATGTTTTGGTGCGCTAACTATAGGGCCACTTCAAGCTAATCTGCCGGTTAGGGAGGGTGCCAAGATAATACGATTTGCCCTGGAATCAGGTGTTAATTTCATTGATACTGCAAAATATTATGGTACCTATCCATATATCAGAGAAGCTTTAAAAGGTTTTAACAATGAAGTTGTAATTGTGTCTAAATCTTATGATTATACTTATGAAGGAATGCGAGAGAGTGTTTCGGAAGCAATTAAAGAACTTGGCCGTGATTATATTGATATTTTTATGCTTCATGAACAAGAGTCACATTTAACTATTAGAGGGCACTGGGATGCTGTTAAGTATTTGTTGGATGCAAAAAAGGCCGGTTTAGTGCGAGCTATTGGAATATCTACTCACCATATTGCTGCGGTTAAAGCAGCTGCTGAAATACCCGAAATTGAAGTTATTCACCCGCTAATAAATATTAAAGGTATAGGTATACAAGACGGTACTGTACAAGAAATGCTGCAAGCTATAGAACTGGCGCACAGTAAAGGAAAAGGCATCTATGGTATGAAATCTCTTGGTGGTGGAAATTTATTATATCAGGTTGAGAAGGCACAAGAATTTGTACTGAGTATAGATGAATTGGCAGCAGTGGCAGTAGGCATGCGTACAGAATCTGAAGTTTCTTATAATGTTAAAATTTTTAGCGGTGAACCTGTATCAGAAGAACTTACATTAAAGGTAAGACAACAGCCACGCAGGCTGCACATAGAAGAGTGGTGTGAAAGATGCGGTAAATGTGTAGAACGATGCCAGGCCGGGGCTTTATCTTTGGAAGTGGACAAAATAATTGTAGACCAAAGTAAATGCCGCCTTTGTGGCTATTGCTCTGCAGTATGCCCTCAATTTTGTATTAAAGTTATATAG